A window of Bacteroidia bacterium contains these coding sequences:
- a CDS encoding fibrobacter succinogenes major paralogous domain-containing protein, with product MKRYDYWLKLLIGVWVLLVQACSDGNKLASPELSTNAVSNITAKSVVCGGKISASPGSTVTEKGLCWSTQPNPTKSNSFLNLGSGMSNFTSVVNGLQPNTTYYIRAYAANSSGISYGNQESFKTLNGVVASSGGGVVDLDGNSYPSIVLGNGQEWMSENLRSAKFSNGDAIPPVEDSLMWLSLSTVAWSFPNRSVSFENPYGKLYNWYVVADSRNVCPEGWHVPGDSEWNELIHYLDSLSSSTALGVQSGTAGGRLKKVGTEEWLYPNTGASDEIGFLALPAGMRQSDARYAGFGETGSFWTSTQADALNAYMRRIYFDNSSLVRNYLDKRSAASIRCLKD from the coding sequence ATGAAAAGGTATGATTATTGGCTTAAGCTCCTGATAGGAGTTTGGGTGCTGCTGGTTCAGGCTTGTAGCGATGGAAATAAACTGGCCTCGCCCGAGTTAAGTACCAACGCGGTTTCAAACATCACCGCGAAATCGGTGGTTTGTGGCGGGAAAATAAGCGCCAGTCCGGGTAGTACCGTTACCGAAAAAGGGCTTTGTTGGTCTACCCAGCCCAACCCTACCAAATCGAATTCGTTTTTGAATTTGGGTAGCGGAATGAGTAATTTTACTTCGGTGGTAAATGGCTTGCAACCCAATACAACCTATTACATTCGGGCTTATGCCGCCAATTCGTCAGGGATTAGTTACGGAAATCAGGAAAGCTTTAAAACCCTGAACGGTGTGGTGGCCTCGTCGGGTGGGGGAGTTGTGGATTTGGACGGGAATAGCTACCCCAGTATAGTGCTGGGCAATGGACAGGAATGGATGAGTGAAAATTTACGAAGTGCTAAGTTTAGCAATGGTGATGCCATTCCGCCGGTGGAAGATAGTCTTATGTGGTTATCCTTATCTACCGTTGCCTGGAGTTTTCCCAATCGCTCGGTAAGCTTTGAAAATCCTTACGGCAAGCTATACAATTGGTATGTGGTGGCTGATTCCAGAAATGTTTGTCCGGAAGGGTGGCATGTGCCCGGCGATTCGGAGTGGAATGAGTTGATACATTACCTGGATTCCTTGTCATCGTCAACCGCCTTGGGGGTTCAAAGTGGCACAGCCGGGGGTAGGTTGAAAAAAGTTGGAACGGAAGAATGGCTTTACCCGAATACCGGGGCATCGGATGAAATAGGTTTTTTAGCCTTGCCGGCCGGTATGAGACAAAGTGATGCCCGGTATGCAGGCTTTGGGGAAACCGGTAGCTTTTGGACTTCTACCCAAGCCGATGCCTTAAATGCCTACATGCGCCGAATTTATTTCGATAACTCCTCCCTTGTTCGCAACTACCTGGATAAACGCAGCGCAGCCTCTATACGCTGCCTAAAAGACTAA
- a CDS encoding GNAT family N-acetyltransferase translates to METEQIFNCNQSDFLQILTDIKDFWGSDRTLLYHHPMFVNEFGDSAFVIKNKNDDMVIAYLFGFVSQTERTGYVHLIGVRQKHQKKGLGRKLYEHFIEYLKNHGIQNLKAITTPANEKSINFHLGIGMEMTGVENDNGIKVVKDYSGVGQDRVVFKMKI, encoded by the coding sequence ATGGAGACAGAACAAATATTTAATTGTAACCAATCCGATTTTTTACAAATTCTAACGGACATCAAAGACTTTTGGGGTAGTGACAGGACTCTTTTGTACCATCATCCGATGTTTGTAAATGAATTTGGGGATTCAGCCTTTGTCATAAAAAACAAAAATGATGATATGGTAATTGCATATCTTTTTGGATTTGTTTCTCAAACTGAGCGAACCGGTTATGTGCATCTCATTGGGGTAAGACAAAAACATCAGAAAAAAGGACTTGGCAGAAAGTTATACGAACATTTTATAGAATATTTAAAGAACCATGGTATTCAAAATCTAAAGGCAATCACAACACCTGCAAATGAAAAATCAATTAACTTCCATTTGGGAATCGGAATGGAAATGACTGGTGTTGAAAATGATAATGGAATAAAAGTAGTCAAAGACTATTCTGGCGTAGGGCAAGATAGGGTAGTCTTTAAAATGAAGATATGA